One Glycine soja cultivar W05 chromosome 2, ASM419377v2, whole genome shotgun sequence genomic region harbors:
- the LOC114400986 gene encoding dr1-associated corepressor-like has translation MRKKLDTRFPAARIKKIMQADEDVGKIAMAVPLLVSKALELFLQDLCDRTYDITLRRGAKTMNAFHLKQCVQTFNVFDFLKDIVSKVPDLGGSVATGDDHAVTKRRKVAGDDDNDSDEELKRNKKPEPGHSSGRGRGRGRGRGLGGGIRTVDQEMSSHAKCEDDSDVLKQNDNHTQSNESMENVLEPEEVKQSFPVSELAEVSVRNFDLNLDPDENMDSLDTPTSVPTSSSAKSVSEEKHEEYPGWSLSEMEKMIIDPIQLANLNGRIDEDEEDYDEEM, from the exons atgaGGAAGAAGCTAGATACTCGTTTCCCTGCG GCTAGGATTAAGAAAATTATGCAAGCTGACGAGGATGTAGGGAAGATTGCAATGGCCGTgcctcttctagttt CTAAAGCACTAGAGCTATTTCTGCAAGATTTGTGTGATCGAACATATGATATAACTTTGAGGAGAGGGGCAAAGACTATGAATGCTTTTCATTT AAAACAGTGTGTGCAGACTTTTAATGTCTTTGATTTTCTGAAAGATATTGTCAGCAAGGTTCCTGATTTAGGTGGTTCTGTTGCAACTGGTGATGACCATGCTGTCACTAAGAGGAG gaAAGTTGCTGGAGATGATGATAATGACAGCGATGAGGAGCTCAAGAGAAATAAGAAG CCAGAGCCTGGACATAGCAGTGGCAGAGGAAGGGGTAGAGGCAGAGGTAGGGGTCTTGGCGGTGGAATTAGAACTGTAGATCAAGAGATGAGTTCACATGCCAAGTGTGAAGATGATTCTGATGTCTTGAAGCAGAATGACAACCACACTCAGAGTAATGAAAGCATGGAAAATGTGCTGGAACCTGAAGAAGTTAAGCAGAGTTTTCCAGTAAGCGAACTGGCCGAAGTGTCTGTTCGAAATTTTGACTTAAATTTGGACCCAGATGAGAATATGGATTCTTTAGACACACCAACTTCTGTCCCAACTAGTTCATCTGCAAAATCAGTGTCAGAAGAGAAGCATGAGGAATACCCTGGATGGTCCTTGTCTGAGATGGAAAAAATGATCATTGATCCCATTCAACTAGCTAACTTAAATGGAAGgattgatgaagatgaagaggatTATGATGAAGAAATGTAG